The Synechococcus sp. CC9605 sequence AACGACCATCGCGGTTGGTGGCTGCTTCGGCATTGGTCATCACCCGCTCCACCGTGATCTGATCCGCGCCCCAGCCCCAGCTGCGGGCAACGGCAGCGGCCTCGGCACAGAGGCTGTTGAGTTGGGAATCCGTTAGGGGCTGTGTCCATGGATCGGGCACACCGCCCATGCAGGCACAGGAGAGCGCAACGCTGTTGCGGTTGCGGCCGTAGGTGTGAGCCAGCAGATCCACGTTGTAATCATGCAACCGGTGCACACGGCCATCACCGCTGATGATCGAGTGATAGTGCCCAGGGCGGATCCAGTCGTAGGGCGTTGCAGTCCAGTGCAGGTAGAGCGTCGGGGTCATGGCCCAAGGATGGCGACAATCCAGAGGTCGAACGACAGCACAGGGGCTCTCTCAGGCGCGCGGAGGCGGCCCCATAGATTTGTTGGGTTGTTCAACCGAGCGCGCCGGTGATTGAGCGTTACACCCTTCCTGAGATGGGAGCCGTCTGGAGTGAGCAGGCGAAATTCCAGAGCTGGCTTGATGTGGAGATCGCTGCCACCGAAGCCAACTGCAGGCTCGGCCGCGTGCCCCAAGAGGCCCTCGACACCATCAAGTCGAAGGCCAGCTTCGAGGTGGAGCGCATCCTCGAAATCGAAGCCGAGGTGCGCCACGACGTGATCGCCTTCCTCACCAACGTGAGTGAGCAGGTGGGTGATGCCGGGCGCCACATCCATGTGGGCATGACCAGCAGCGACGTGC is a genomic window containing:
- a CDS encoding N-acetylmuramoyl-L-alanine amidase, whose translation is MTPTLYLHWTATPYDWIRPGHYHSIISGDGRVHRLHDYNVDLLAHTYGRNRNSVALSCACMGGVPDPWTQPLTDSQLNSLCAEAAAVARSWGWGADQITVERVMTNAEAATNRDGRWMHDNYGPVIWGGTGERWDLLQLSKNGATDGGEQLRHRIQALMRKSDALFCLSRTCLPSGAPPPFRPEAVSSRFSWMPWPLLGLGVQSAGAL